A single window of Jeotgalibacillus haloalkalitolerans DNA harbors:
- the yqeK gene encoding bis(5'-nucleosyl)-tetraphosphatase (symmetrical) YqeK, protein MNLEQAKQIVKDILPEKRYIHTLGVIEAALSLAEKHGVSIEDAGIAAALHDMAKFHDKNEMRELIISRELDPVLLDFHHELWHAPVGAVFAREKLGITNEDILNAIRYHTTGRPNMSRLEKVIYLADYIEPGRSFTGVDNVRAVAHENLDEAMKIALKQSMQFLISKNQPVFPDTLESYNEFVQKEK, encoded by the coding sequence ATGAATCTTGAGCAGGCTAAGCAGATTGTAAAAGATATACTCCCTGAAAAAAGGTATATTCATACCCTTGGTGTAATCGAGGCGGCATTGTCACTTGCTGAAAAACATGGTGTAAGCATAGAGGATGCAGGGATTGCTGCTGCACTTCACGATATGGCAAAGTTTCATGATAAAAATGAAATGAGAGAGCTGATCATCAGCCGCGAACTTGATCCTGTGCTGCTTGATTTTCATCATGAACTTTGGCACGCGCCGGTTGGTGCTGTGTTTGCCAGAGAAAAGCTCGGGATTACAAATGAGGATATTCTGAATGCAATCAGGTATCATACAACAGGAAGACCAAATATGAGCAGGCTTGAAAAAGTCATTTATCTTGCAGATTATATAGAACCGGGCAGAAGTTTCACCGGAGTGGATAATGTCAGGGCGGTTGCACATGAGAATCTTGATGAAGCTATGAAAATCGCATTAAAACAATCCATGCAGTTTTTAATCAGTAAAAACCAGCCTGTATTTCCTGACACGCTTGAAAGTTATAACGAATTTGTACAAAAGGAGAAGTGA
- a CDS encoding nicotinate-nucleotide adenylyltransferase has protein sequence MGGTFDPVHIAHLIMANEAYHALSLDEVRFLPNAAPPHKHISGQTTAEERCRMIQDSIVEVPYFKLDRTEILREGTSYTFDTIAHLTHQEPDTDFFFIIGGDMIESLSTWYRIDELKSLITFAGFERPGYTGDHAGDVVMIRGPVVDLSSTMLRKRLAEKQDCRFLIPEKAYRYILEEGLYES, from the coding sequence ATGGGTGGCACATTTGACCCTGTCCATATCGCACATTTAATTATGGCGAATGAAGCCTATCATGCATTGTCTCTTGATGAAGTAAGGTTTTTGCCGAATGCGGCACCGCCGCATAAGCATATTTCCGGTCAGACGACTGCTGAAGAAAGATGCAGGATGATTCAGGATAGTATCGTTGAAGTTCCTTATTTTAAACTGGACCGGACAGAGATTTTAAGAGAGGGAACGTCCTACACATTTGACACAATCGCTCATTTGACACATCAGGAGCCTGATACAGATTTCTTCTTTATCATAGGCGGTGATATGATTGAATCACTATCAACCTGGTACAGGATAGATGAACTGAAAAGTTTAATTACTTTTGCCGGTTTTGAGAGACCCGGTTATACAGGTGACCATGCTGGAGATGTTGTGATGATCAGGGGGCCGGTAGTGGATCTTTCATCTACCATGCTCAGAAAACGTCTTGCAGAAAAGCAGGATTGCCGCTTTCTGATTCCGGAAAAGGCGTACAGGTATATTTTAGAGGAGGGGCTTTATGAATCTTGA
- the yhbY gene encoding ribosome assembly RNA-binding protein YhbY, which translates to MLTGKQKRFLRAEAHNLSPIFQVGKGGVNDNMIKQISEALEVRELIKVSILQNCEQDKDEVAEALSKGAKAELVQLIGHTVVLYKESRENKKIELPKVRK; encoded by the coding sequence ATGTTAACAGGTAAACAAAAAAGATTTCTTCGTGCTGAGGCACATAATTTATCGCCCATTTTTCAGGTAGGTAAAGGCGGCGTGAATGATAATATGATTAAACAGATTTCGGAAGCGTTAGAAGTAAGAGAACTGATTAAAGTCAGCATCCTTCAAAACTGTGAACAGGATAAAGATGAGGTTGCAGAGGCACTCTCAAAGGGAGCGAAAGCTGAACTTGTTCAGTTGATTGGACATACAGTAGTTTTATATAAAGAATCCCGTGAAAATAAAAAAATCGAATTGCCGAAAGTACGAAAATAA
- the aroE gene encoding shikimate dehydrogenase → MKLAVIGHPIRHSKSPFMHNNWLKESGIEGHYEAIEVSPEQLKDQVERFKELGYKGFNVTIPHKETIIPFLDEIDPAAKLLGAVNTVVIEDGKCTGYNTDGRGFLMSLLTKRSESDIHHAQILVLGAGGAAKGIIGALKAFGAERISIANRTSAKAATLAEQQQVSGEGLDLKSAEKQLHRFDIVINTTSVGMVPDVLQMPVDTSLMKKGALAADIIYNPLSTQFLKTAESAGAESLNGIGMFVWQGALAFEKWTTEKPDTNYMIKKMTEYMKQE, encoded by the coding sequence ATGAAGCTCGCAGTAATTGGTCATCCAATCCGTCACTCAAAATCACCATTTATGCATAATAATTGGCTGAAAGAATCGGGTATTGAGGGACATTACGAAGCAATAGAGGTTTCTCCTGAACAACTGAAAGATCAGGTTGAGCGATTTAAAGAGCTTGGATATAAAGGGTTTAATGTTACAATTCCCCATAAAGAAACGATTATCCCGTTCCTTGATGAAATAGATCCCGCGGCTAAGCTTCTTGGTGCTGTTAATACAGTAGTTATTGAAGACGGCAAATGTACCGGCTATAACACAGATGGACGCGGGTTTTTAATGTCATTGCTAACAAAGCGGTCTGAGTCTGACATTCACCATGCACAGATTCTGGTGCTGGGAGCCGGTGGAGCCGCTAAAGGAATTATCGGGGCACTGAAAGCTTTTGGTGCTGAGAGAATCAGCATTGCAAACCGTACGTCAGCTAAAGCTGCGACGCTGGCTGAACAGCAGCAGGTTTCAGGAGAAGGTCTGGATTTGAAATCGGCAGAAAAACAATTGCATCGATTTGATATTGTCATTAATACAACGTCTGTGGGAATGGTTCCTGATGTTCTTCAGATGCCGGTGGATACTTCTTTAATGAAAAAAGGGGCACTTGCAGCAGACATTATTTATAATCCCTTAAGCACACAATTTTTAAAAACTGCTGAATCAGCCGGTGCGGAGTCACTGAATGGCATTGGCATGTTTGTCTGGCAGGGGGCACTCGCTTTTGAAAAGTGGACCACAGAAAAGCCGGATACCAATTATATGATAAAAAAAATGACAGAATATATGAAACAGGAGTGA
- the yqeH gene encoding ribosome biogenesis GTPase YqeH: MSEEKLTCIGCGVEIQTTDKEGLGYAPPSSLEREQIVCQRCFKLKHYNEVQDVALTDDDFLKILNGLGEADALIVKVVDISDFNGSFLTGLHRFVGKNPVLLIGNKADVLPKSVKTNKLINWMKYEASQMGLKPVDVLLCSADKGHHIQDVLQTIDRERKGRDVYVVGCTNVGKSTLINRIIKEVTGEQDIITTSQFPGTTLDMIEIPLDDGKAIIDTPGIINRDQMAHVINKKDLKKVLPKKELKPKVFQLNEEQTLFIAGLARFDYISGGRKSFTCYFSNDLEIHRTKLEKADELYKRHAGDMLSPPRQEDLESFPPLKRHEFTVKEGKMDIVFSGLGWITINEPGAKVAAYVPEGVSAIIRKSLI, translated from the coding sequence GTGAGTGAAGAAAAATTAACGTGTATCGGCTGCGGAGTCGAGATACAGACGACTGACAAAGAGGGTCTTGGATATGCGCCTCCTTCAAGCCTGGAAAGGGAGCAGATTGTCTGTCAGCGCTGCTTTAAACTGAAACATTATAATGAAGTACAGGACGTTGCTCTTACAGATGATGACTTTCTGAAGATCCTGAATGGTCTTGGAGAGGCAGATGCACTGATTGTAAAAGTCGTTGATATATCTGATTTTAACGGAAGTTTTCTGACAGGCCTTCACCGTTTTGTAGGCAAGAATCCGGTGCTGCTCATTGGCAACAAAGCTGATGTACTCCCTAAATCAGTTAAAACAAATAAACTGATTAACTGGATGAAATATGAAGCGAGTCAGATGGGGTTAAAGCCTGTTGATGTTCTTTTGTGCAGTGCGGATAAAGGGCACCATATCCAGGACGTACTTCAGACAATTGACCGGGAGCGGAAAGGCAGAGACGTCTATGTTGTCGGCTGTACCAATGTCGGGAAATCCACGCTGATTAACAGAATCATTAAAGAAGTAACCGGAGAACAGGATATCATCACAACATCCCAGTTTCCCGGGACTACACTCGATATGATTGAAATTCCGCTGGATGATGGCAAGGCTATTATTGATACACCGGGGATCATTAACCGTGATCAAATGGCTCATGTTATTAATAAAAAGGATTTAAAAAAAGTATTGCCTAAAAAAGAATTAAAGCCTAAAGTATTCCAGCTGAATGAAGAGCAGACGCTTTTTATCGCGGGTCTTGCACGTTTTGACTACATTAGTGGAGGCAGAAAATCTTTCACCTGCTACTTTTCAAATGATCTTGAAATTCATAGAACAAAGCTGGAAAAAGCAGATGAACTCTATAAGCGGCACGCAGGCGATATGCTCTCCCCGCCAAGACAGGAAGATCTTGAATCCTTCCCGCCGTTAAAAAGGCATGAGTTCACTGTTAAAGAAGGTAAAATGGACATTGTATTTTCAGGACTCGGCTGGATTACGATTAATGAACCGGGCGCAAAAGTTGCTGCTTATGTACCGGAAGGCGTCAGCGCGATTATCAGGAAGTCCTTAATTTAA
- a CDS encoding YqeG family HAD IIIA-type phosphatase, which yields MIKLFLPNEYVDSVFEITPAKLKEQGIKAIITDLDNTLVEWDRKNATPKLIEWLEGMQKEGILVTIVSNNNQLRVGAFSDPIGVPFIYHARKPMGRAFRRAIRDMNVKKDETVVIGDQLMTDVLGGNLNKLYTILVVPVAKTDGFFTKFNRIIEKRLLNFFKRKNMIQWEDKK from the coding sequence ATGATAAAACTATTTTTGCCTAATGAATACGTTGATAGCGTATTTGAAATAACACCTGCAAAACTTAAAGAGCAGGGAATTAAAGCGATCATCACAGATCTTGATAATACACTGGTTGAATGGGACAGGAAAAATGCAACGCCAAAGCTGATTGAATGGCTGGAAGGCATGCAAAAAGAAGGAATCCTTGTCACGATTGTGTCTAACAATAATCAACTGAGAGTGGGGGCTTTTTCTGATCCGATCGGTGTTCCGTTTATTTACCATGCGAGAAAACCGATGGGACGTGCTTTCAGAAGAGCGATCAGAGATATGAACGTGAAAAAAGATGAAACAGTGGTCATTGGTGATCAGCTGATGACCGATGTACTTGGTGGGAATCTGAATAAGCTTTACACCATACTGGTTGTACCTGTAGCCAAAACAGATGGATTCTTTACAAAGTTTAATCGCATCATTGAAAAAAGACTGCTAAATTTTTTCAAGAGAAAAAACATGATCCAGTGGGAGGATAAAAAGTGA
- the sda gene encoding sporulation histidine kinase inhibitor Sda, whose translation MDKLSLEALEKAYEAAKKQKLSDDFLQLLEMEILKKEK comes from the coding sequence ATGGACAAGTTATCACTTGAAGCGCTTGAAAAGGCGTATGAAGCAGCAAAAAAACAGAAGCTTTCTGATGACTTCCTTCAACTATTGGAAATGGAAATTCTGAAAAAAGAAAAGTAA
- the sigK gene encoding RNA polymerase sporulation sigma factor SigK: MFLILSALVDLPALTGYFKQNAFPEPLGKEEEKKAILQLQNGNEDAKRLLIEHNLRLVAHIVKKFENTGETTEDLISIGTIGLIKAIDSYSYDKGTKLATYAARCIENEVLMFLRSLKKTKKDISLHDPIGEDKDGNAISLIDVLQSEEEELDEVIAQKMNGEKIRRFVTKLDDREREVISARFGINGEEEKTQREIAKELGISRSYVSRIEKRALMKLFHHFDEDSC, from the coding sequence ATTTTTTTGATATTATCTGCATTGGTTGATCTGCCGGCGCTCACTGGATATTTTAAGCAAAACGCCTTTCCGGAGCCACTTGGTAAAGAAGAAGAGAAAAAAGCGATATTGCAACTTCAAAATGGCAATGAAGATGCAAAAAGATTATTAATTGAACACAACCTGAGGCTGGTCGCACATATTGTTAAAAAATTCGAAAACACCGGTGAGACGACAGAGGACCTAATCTCAATCGGAACAATCGGGTTAATTAAAGCAATTGACAGTTATTCCTATGATAAGGGGACAAAGCTTGCTACGTATGCTGCAAGATGTATTGAAAATGAAGTACTAATGTTTTTAAGATCCCTTAAGAAAACGAAAAAAGATATCTCTCTTCATGATCCGATTGGTGAGGACAAAGACGGTAATGCCATCAGTCTGATTGATGTTCTGCAAAGTGAAGAAGAAGAACTCGATGAGGTCATTGCCCAGAAGATGAACGGTGAAAAAATCAGGCGTTTTGTAACAAAGCTTGATGACCGGGAACGTGAAGTCATCAGTGCAAGATTCGGAATTAATGGTGAAGAAGAAAAAACGCAGCGTGAGATTGCCAAAGAACTTGGCATCTCAAGAAGCTACGTTTCACGTATCGAAAAAAGAGCATTAATGAAGCTGTTTCATCATTTTGATGAAGATAGCTGTTAG
- the mtnN gene encoding 5'-methylthioadenosine/S-adenosylhomocysteine nucleosidase, which translates to MKIGIIGAMEEEVETLRSTMENVQTETIANSEFTTGLLKQKEVVLVKSGIGKVNAAMTTTILMERYQPDVIINTGSAGGFDPALNVGDVVISNEVRHHDVDVTAFNYEYGQVPGMPAAFKADDKLRETALTCAAAFSEIKSVSGLIATGDSFMNDPDRVETLQGRFEDLQALEMEAAAIAQVAHQYEVPFVIIRSLSDIAGKESHVSFDQYLKTAAVNSANLIIQITEKI; encoded by the coding sequence ATGAAGATTGGTATTATTGGTGCAATGGAAGAAGAAGTGGAAACACTTCGTTCCACAATGGAGAATGTACAGACAGAAACAATTGCAAATAGCGAATTCACAACTGGACTATTAAAGCAAAAAGAAGTTGTACTTGTTAAAAGTGGAATTGGTAAGGTAAATGCTGCGATGACGACAACAATTCTAATGGAACGATACCAGCCGGATGTGATCATTAACACCGGTTCAGCAGGCGGTTTTGATCCTGCTTTAAATGTAGGTGATGTTGTAATATCGAATGAAGTGCGTCATCACGATGTTGATGTAACTGCATTCAACTATGAATATGGCCAGGTGCCTGGGATGCCTGCTGCTTTTAAAGCTGATGACAAGCTTAGAGAGACGGCTTTGACATGTGCAGCAGCATTCAGTGAGATAAAGTCCGTCTCCGGTCTGATTGCAACAGGTGATTCTTTCATGAATGATCCTGACAGGGTTGAAACTCTTCAAGGCAGATTTGAGGATCTGCAGGCTCTGGAGATGGAAGCAGCAGCAATCGCTCAGGTTGCACATCAATACGAAGTGCCGTTTGTGATTATCCGTTCCCTATCGGATATTGCAGGTAAAGAATCACATGTTTCATTCGATCAGTATTTAAAAACAGCTGCTGTTAACTCAGCAAACCTGATCATTCAGATCACTGAAAAAATCTAA
- a CDS encoding DUF2536 family protein — MGLKLDLIKDKIEFFDAHSLQDLEKKIQRQIENNQALMLRVHHVDHQTVFTPEGKPYYTASVHFKS, encoded by the coding sequence ATGGGTTTAAAACTGGATTTAATTAAAGACAAGATAGAATTTTTTGACGCACATTCCCTGCAGGACCTCGAGAAAAAAATACAGAGACAGATTGAAAATAATCAGGCACTCATGCTCCGGGTTCATCATGTGGATCACCAGACAGTTTTCACTCCTGAAGGCAAGCCATATTATACTGCCAGTGTTCATTTTAAATCCTAG
- a CDS encoding DUF1510 family protein, with product MNNSRSKMQSKKRKQNIFLNASIAVVFLLIAGVSAFIFLGDNENQAAETEEKTIAEQVQENAGIQDESNGNENNDNENNELTASEIESDESESDEDTESENAAASEDKEEEEEAAKKKEDKKKKDEEKKESDSNEEMAGPEDGEWKPVGTKQTGEHVSSYEKGSVDWNEKLKAAAYATGLDMNSMTVWWVGNDGGPQNSVVEVSSPSGGAPEYRVHMEWVDKKGWKPVKVDEL from the coding sequence ATGAATAATTCAAGATCAAAGATGCAGAGTAAAAAACGGAAACAAAATATATTTCTGAATGCGTCCATTGCAGTGGTATTTCTATTAATTGCCGGTGTTTCAGCATTTATCTTTTTAGGTGATAATGAAAACCAGGCAGCAGAAACAGAAGAAAAAACAATTGCTGAACAGGTTCAGGAAAATGCCGGGATACAGGATGAAAGTAACGGCAATGAGAATAATGATAATGAAAATAATGAACTGACTGCAAGCGAGATTGAATCTGATGAAAGTGAATCAGATGAAGATACTGAGTCAGAAAACGCTGCTGCAAGTGAAGATAAGGAAGAAGAGGAAGAAGCGGCTAAAAAGAAAGAAGATAAAAAGAAAAAAGATGAAGAGAAAAAAGAATCTGATTCAAATGAAGAAATGGCAGGTCCTGAAGATGGCGAATGGAAGCCGGTTGGTACGAAGCAGACCGGGGAACACGTTTCATCATATGAAAAAGGCAGTGTAGACTGGAATGAAAAACTAAAGGCTGCTGCCTATGCAACAGGACTTGATATGAATTCAATGACTGTCTGGTGGGTAGGAAATGATGGCGGGCCTCAAAATTCAGTTGTAGAGGTGTCATCTCCAAGCGGAGGCGCGCCTGAATATCGCGTTCATATGGAATGGGTCGATAAAAAAGGCTGGAAACCTGTGAAAGTGGATGAGCTGTAA
- the greA gene encoding transcription elongation factor GreA has product MANEKVYPMTEEGKQKLEQELEQLKSVKRKEVVERIKIARSFGDLSENSEYDSAKEEQAFVEGRISTLESMIRNAKIIEDDQTLDGVVSLGKTVTFVELPDGDEESYTIVGSAEADPFEGKISNDSPIAKSLIGKVVGDEVKVQTPGGDMDVRITSIN; this is encoded by the coding sequence TTGGCAAACGAAAAAGTATATCCAATGACAGAAGAAGGTAAACAGAAGCTTGAGCAGGAACTTGAACAGCTTAAATCTGTTAAAAGAAAAGAAGTAGTAGAGAGAATAAAAATTGCTAGAAGCTTCGGTGACCTTTCTGAGAACTCAGAATATGATTCAGCTAAAGAAGAGCAGGCATTTGTTGAAGGCCGCATCTCCACACTTGAATCAATGATCCGTAATGCAAAGATTATTGAAGACGATCAGACACTTGATGGTGTCGTTTCACTAGGAAAGACAGTTACATTTGTAGAATTACCAGATGGCGATGAGGAGTCTTATACAATCGTCGGAAGCGCTGAAGCTGACCCATTCGAAGGGAAAATTTCAAATGACTCTCCAATTGCTAAAAGCCTGATTGGCAAAGTTGTTGGAGATGAAGTGAAAGTTCAGACACCTGGCGGAGATATGGATGTCCGCATTACATCAATTAACTGA
- the udk gene encoding uridine kinase: MTNKPVIIGVTGGSGSGKTSVTKAIYDVFQDQSIAIIEQDYYYKDQSNIPYEERLKTNYDHPLAFDNDLLIEHIGQLLDRKAIEKPVYDYTVHTRSEKTIPVEPKDVIIVEGILVLEDERLRNLMDIKLYVDTDSDLRIIRRMLRDINERGRTIDSVVDQYINVVRPMHNQFIEPTKRYADIIIPEGGQNHVAIDLMVTKIQTILEQKSIV; the protein is encoded by the coding sequence ATGACAAATAAACCCGTTATTATAGGTGTAACAGGCGGTTCAGGTTCAGGAAAAACATCTGTCACAAAAGCAATCTATGATGTTTTTCAGGACCAGTCAATCGCGATTATTGAACAGGATTACTATTATAAAGACCAGAGCAACATCCCATATGAGGAGCGTCTGAAAACAAACTATGACCATCCGCTTGCATTTGATAATGACCTTTTAATCGAGCACATCGGTCAACTGCTTGACAGAAAAGCAATTGAAAAGCCGGTGTATGATTATACAGTGCATACAAGATCTGAAAAGACGATTCCGGTAGAACCGAAGGATGTCATCATCGTTGAAGGAATCTTAGTGTTAGAAGATGAAAGGCTCCGTAATCTCATGGATATCAAACTGTATGTTGATACTGATTCAGATCTCAGGATTATCAGACGGATGCTCCGCGATATCAATGAAAGAGGCCGTACAATTGATTCAGTAGTCGATCAGTATATTAATGTCGTGCGCCCAATGCATAATCAATTCATTGAACCGACTAAACGCTATGCCGACATTATTATTCCTGAAGGCGGGCAAAATCACGTTGCAATTGATTTGATGGTAACGAAAATTCAAACAATTCTTGAACAAAAGTCTATTGTGTAA
- a CDS encoding O-methyltransferase, whose amino-acid sequence MDKVHQYIEKFFPPHSEMAEELIRFAEENEVPIMEPAGIETLLQLLRIQQPGRILEIGTAIGYSAIRIAEALPEVEVVTIERDSYRAQMAKQFIRESGFASRIHLLEGDALELPEQVSKYGPFDAVFIDAAKSQNIKFFELYEPYFSENVCVYTDNVLFKGLVAEQNGTESRNVRQMLRKLDRFNQWIAEHDQYHTVILPVGDGLSISTKKRTG is encoded by the coding sequence GTGGATAAAGTCCATCAATATATTGAAAAATTTTTTCCTCCGCATTCAGAGATGGCAGAAGAACTGATCAGGTTTGCTGAGGAAAATGAAGTGCCGATTATGGAGCCGGCTGGAATCGAAACGCTGCTACAGCTGTTAAGAATTCAGCAGCCTGGAAGAATACTCGAGATTGGCACTGCCATCGGCTACTCTGCTATCAGAATAGCTGAAGCACTTCCTGAGGTTGAGGTTGTTACAATTGAAAGAGATTCATACAGAGCTCAGATGGCAAAGCAATTCATCAGGGAATCAGGATTCGCCAGCAGGATCCATCTTCTGGAGGGTGATGCGCTGGAATTGCCGGAACAGGTATCAAAGTATGGTCCATTCGACGCCGTTTTTATAGATGCAGCGAAAAGCCAGAACATTAAATTCTTTGAACTGTATGAACCGTATTTTTCTGAAAATGTGTGCGTCTATACTGATAACGTTCTATTTAAAGGGCTTGTAGCAGAGCAAAATGGAACTGAAAGCAGAAATGTCAGACAGATGCTGAGAAAACTGGACCGTTTTAATCAGTGGATCGCTGAACATGATCAGTATCATACAGTTATCCTTCCTGTAGGAGACGGACTCTCGATCAGTACAAAAAAGAGGACAGGTTAA
- the mltG gene encoding endolytic transglycosylase MltG codes for MGEKSSLIDQWKLNLQERKKEAKQVRKIVFILLIVFVFLTAGALLGAYSYISSALEPVDETDENAVAVEIPIGSSVDGITQALEDNGIIKNAQVYKYYLKFNNETDFQAGTYNMTPSMTLSEITESLKTGKVYNEPLFNVTIPEGLVLEEIAEIIAENTDYTQEEFMEKVTDETFINTLMEQYPALITEEVKGENVKRSLEGYLYPATYPYYEENPSLEEIITQMVDAMNNNVAPYIDLLAGFTEGDYTGAEAEEGKVMSVHELITMASLLEEEATATTDRAMIAGIFYNRLEEGMPLQTDPTVLYAKGEWQDRVLFEDLEIDDPYNTYQVQGLPPGPIAAPGATSLEAAINPERSDYYYFLTSAEDGAMYYSETLEEHERKAEEFIYSVNDEE; via the coding sequence TTGGGTGAAAAATCAAGTTTAATAGATCAATGGAAGCTTAACTTACAGGAAAGAAAAAAAGAAGCAAAACAGGTCAGAAAAATTGTATTCATTCTGTTAATCGTATTTGTATTCCTCACAGCAGGTGCTCTTCTCGGTGCCTATTCATATATCAGTTCAGCGCTCGAACCGGTGGATGAAACGGATGAAAATGCGGTAGCAGTTGAAATACCGATCGGCTCATCTGTTGACGGAATTACTCAGGCACTTGAAGATAACGGCATTATTAAAAATGCACAGGTATATAAATACTACCTGAAATTTAATAATGAAACAGACTTTCAGGCGGGTACTTATAATATGACTCCGTCAATGACCCTGAGTGAAATAACAGAAAGTTTGAAAACAGGGAAAGTCTATAACGAGCCTCTATTCAATGTGACGATTCCTGAAGGCCTTGTACTTGAGGAAATTGCTGAAATCATTGCAGAAAATACTGATTATACGCAGGAAGAGTTTATGGAAAAAGTAACAGATGAAACATTCATTAATACGCTGATGGAACAATACCCGGCTTTGATAACAGAAGAAGTAAAGGGTGAAAACGTGAAGCGTTCCCTCGAAGGTTACTTATATCCTGCAACGTATCCTTACTATGAGGAAAATCCTTCTCTTGAAGAAATCATTACACAAATGGTTGATGCAATGAATAATAATGTAGCGCCATATATTGATTTACTTGCCGGATTTACTGAGGGGGATTATACAGGTGCAGAAGCAGAAGAAGGTAAAGTGATGAGTGTTCATGAACTGATCACAATGGCTTCGCTGCTTGAAGAAGAAGCGACAGCAACAACTGACAGAGCGATGATTGCCGGTATTTTTTATAACAGACTTGAAGAAGGCATGCCGCTGCAAACCGATCCGACCGTTCTTTATGCGAAAGGGGAATGGCAGGACAGAGTGCTATTTGAAGATCTTGAAATCGATGACCCTTATAATACGTATCAGGTTCAGGGATTACCGCCAGGACCGATTGCAGCACCGGGTGCCACTTCACTCGAAGCGGCAATTAACCCTGAGCGTTCTGATTACTACTATTTCCTTACTTCAGCAGAAGACGGGGCAATGTACTATTCAGAAACACTTGAAGAGCACGAGAGAAAAGCAGAAGAATTTATTTACAGTGTAAATGATGAAGAATAA
- a CDS encoding DUF1292 domain-containing protein codes for MEHGEKQITVIDEQGNEVLCEVLFTFDSDQFQKSYVLYYPVGDTEEEEIEIHASSFEPNDENSEGELKPVESEEEWDLIEEMLNTFLDEEENE; via the coding sequence ATGGAACACGGAGAAAAGCAAATTACAGTAATTGATGAACAGGGAAATGAAGTATTGTGTGAAGTGTTATTCACATTTGATTCAGATCAGTTCCAAAAATCCTACGTACTTTATTATCCTGTAGGAGATACAGAGGAAGAAGAAATTGAAATTCATGCGTCTTCTTTTGAGCCGAATGATGAGAATTCAGAAGGTGAATTAAAGCCTGTTGAATCAGAAGAAGAGTGGGATCTGATTGAGGAAATGCTGAATACTTTCCTTGATGAAGAAGAAAACGAATAA
- the ruvX gene encoding Holliday junction resolvase RuvX: MRIMGLDVGSKTIGVAISDALGWTAQGIETVKIDEAAGLFGFKRIKELVDEHEVSKIVIGLPKNMNNSLGPRAEASQRYADMLSRRVDAEIIFWDERLSTMAAERVLLEADVSRGKRKKVIDKMAAVMILQGYLDSNTK; the protein is encoded by the coding sequence ATGAGAATAATGGGACTTGATGTAGGCTCCAAAACAATTGGAGTAGCCATCAGTGATGCCCTGGGCTGGACTGCCCAGGGGATTGAAACAGTAAAAATTGATGAAGCAGCAGGCCTTTTCGGCTTCAAGCGGATTAAAGAATTAGTCGATGAACATGAAGTATCAAAAATTGTGATCGGTTTACCGAAGAACATGAATAATTCGCTCGGGCCCCGTGCTGAAGCCAGTCAAAGATATGCTGATATGCTCAGCAGGCGTGTCGATGCTGAAATCATCTTCTGGGATGAGCGTCTCAGCACAATGGCTGCTGAACGGGTATTACTTGAAGCTGATGTAAGCAGGGGTAAAAGAAAAAAAGTAATTGATAAGATGGCTGCGGTGATGATCCTTCAGGGTTATCTTGACAGCAATACTAAATGA